In Choloepus didactylus isolate mChoDid1 chromosome X, mChoDid1.pri, whole genome shotgun sequence, a genomic segment contains:
- the CT47B1 gene encoding cancer/testis antigen 47B, which translates to MSAAEERDPAPGGQDDPVGAAGARAVLAGAGGGVDHDPGPGGGPVAGPAGVAEAGVLGTLQATARALQEEEGEQEAAPARAQESGSAEEDSDIGPAEEEDEDLEGSMDVVVDARHFPMAGFRFMFLDLVHSLLHRIYYNHHILIRPLGGRVIVRQCPRTPEDLGEPPTLHVPKFHAEPPALWAPLDREEPAALWQREDPGEGPASWEAEGRAGENACACEPKELTEETVGPEGEERAEGSTVPEAQGGGQWPRRRGPGCPGADARTRAGAYRPGLGYLWPLSRGVMLAQLTPLLAFALRLRQVEKRRVGALKKLQAQCAQPVLFFTKEANKYQYENSDQEAQKAGGEEEKEAEEEKEKKNEVQEGPETDLNLAEGSPRKSRYI; encoded by the exons ATGTCTGCCGCGGAGGAGAGAGACCCGGCCCCAGGCGGCCAGGACGACCCCGTGGGTGCGGCAGGAGCCAGGGCTGTGTTGGCTGGCGCTGGTGGCGGGGTGGACCACGACCCTGGGCCCGGCGGGGGCCCGGTGGCCGGGCCGGCGGGGGTCGCAGAGGCCGGAGTCCTTGGGACTCTGCAGGCCACCGCGAGGGCCCTTCAGGAGGAGGAGGGTGAGCAGGAGGCAGCCCCGGCCAGGGCCCAGGAGAGCGGGAGTGCCGAGGAGGACTCGGACATCGGGCCGGCCGAGGAGGAAGACGAGGACCTCGAGGGGAGCATGGACGTCGTCGTGGATGCCCGTCACTTCCCCATGGCGGGCTTTCGGTTCATGTTCCTGGATCTGGTCCACTCCCTCCTCCACCGGATCTATTATAACCACCACATCCTGATCCGACCCCTCGGAGGCCGCGTGATAGTGAGGCAGTGCCCCCGGACCCCCGAGGACCTGGGAGAGCCGCCCACGCTCCACGTGCCCAAGTTCCACGCGGAGCCACCTGCGCTCTGGGCACCCTTGGACCGAGAAGAACCAGCCGCTCTCTGGCAGCGTGAGGACCCGGGAGAAGGCCCAGCATCCTGGGAGGCCGAGGGCCGGGCAGGGGAAAACGCATGTGCTTGCGAGCCcaaggagctgacagaggagacGGTGGGTCCTGAGGGTGAGGAACGGGCAGAGGGGTCCACAGTCCCGGAggcccagggtggggggcagtggcCCAGAAGGCGGGGGCCTGGGTGCCCCGGGGCCGACGCCAGGACCCGGGCCGGCGCATACAGGCCGGGCCTCGGGTACCTGTGGCCTCTCAGCAGAGGTGTGATGTTGGCGCAGTTGACTCCCTTGCTGGCCTTTGCTCTGCGCTTACGTCAGGTGGAGAAGCGGCGGGTCGGGGCCCTCAAAAAACTTCAGGCCCAATGTGCCCAA CCTGTACTATTTTTTACTAAAGAAGCGAATAAATATCAGTATGAAAACTCTGATCAAGAGGCCCAAAAAGCTGGtggtgaggaagagaaagaagcagaggaggaaaaagagaagaaaaatgaagtacaaGAAGGACCTGAGACAGATCTGAACCTAGCTGAAGGCAGCCCCAGAAAATCCAG ATATATTTGA